From a single Candidatus Lernaella stagnicola genomic region:
- a CDS encoding outer membrane protein transport protein — protein sequence MKRIVFWCCLLVAVFALSPGAWAGVGGAPFAYGFGARGISMGMAYTALENDVSTAYFNPAAMARIPTSEMAFTYLYAQPEFQGGPKGDTFAFDQSNRVLQFNWVTKLNELLKSRRDIAVGLNVSLDDNGAAFIRFYDVQNSDGYYYFYGPHGFTLNFTVGFGVTDWLFLGGGVVTTLHGISTFEMKTDLAGKTSEEGTTLDSDVVFAPITSVLFHLDMVDIALTWHGRTWGQFQPIEVKAAAEVGKNELAELPMKLYFKDNYIPHRVGLGTYWRPTDWMNISADVVWHNWADFTDLIDMDDLPRDNVDLEMKDIFVPHLGLEFEAYNHFFTRAGYSFQPSPVVDGGSDFNMMLDNDKHIATAGLGYNWQNPPLLTYPVSFDAAYFFEYLMDREFETEGQKYESSGFLNGMAATLTVRY from the coding sequence GTGAAGCGAATCGTCTTTTGGTGTTGTTTATTGGTTGCGGTTTTCGCACTCTCACCCGGCGCCTGGGCCGGAGTCGGCGGAGCACCCTTCGCCTACGGCTTCGGCGCGCGCGGCATTTCGATGGGGATGGCCTACACCGCGCTGGAGAACGACGTCTCGACGGCCTATTTCAATCCGGCCGCGATGGCGCGTATTCCCACGTCGGAAATGGCGTTCACCTATCTCTACGCGCAGCCCGAGTTCCAGGGCGGCCCTAAAGGTGACACCTTCGCGTTCGACCAATCCAATCGGGTGTTGCAGTTCAACTGGGTGACGAAGCTCAATGAACTGCTCAAGTCCCGGCGTGACATTGCCGTGGGTCTGAACGTCTCGCTTGACGATAACGGAGCGGCGTTCATTCGCTTCTACGACGTGCAGAACTCCGACGGCTACTATTATTTCTACGGCCCCCACGGCTTTACGCTCAACTTCACGGTGGGCTTCGGCGTCACCGATTGGCTTTTCCTCGGCGGCGGCGTCGTGACGACTCTTCACGGCATCTCCACTTTCGAGATGAAAACCGACCTCGCCGGCAAAACCTCCGAAGAAGGCACAACCTTGGATAGCGACGTGGTCTTCGCGCCGATCACCTCGGTGTTGTTTCACCTCGACATGGTGGATATCGCCCTGACCTGGCACGGCCGCACCTGGGGACAATTCCAACCCATCGAGGTCAAGGCCGCGGCGGAAGTCGGTAAAAACGAACTCGCCGAACTGCCGATGAAACTCTACTTCAAGGACAACTACATTCCGCATCGCGTCGGCCTGGGCACGTATTGGCGTCCGACGGATTGGATGAATATCTCCGCCGATGTGGTTTGGCACAATTGGGCCGACTTCACCGACCTGATTGATATGGACGATCTGCCGCGCGACAACGTGGACCTGGAAATGAAGGATATCTTCGTGCCCCACCTCGGGCTGGAGTTCGAGGCTTACAACCACTTCTTCACGCGCGCCGGCTATTCCTTCCAACCCTCGCCGGTTGTCGACGGCGGCAGCGACTTCAATATGATGCTCGATAACGACAAACACATCGCCACCGCCGGACTGGGTTACAATTGGCAGAACCCTCCCCTGTTGACGTATCCGGTCAGTTTCGACGCGGCCTACTTTTTCGAATATTTGATGGATCGCGAGTTCGAAACCGAGGGCCAGAAATACGAAAGTTCCGGCTTCCTAAATGGGATGGCCGCCACGTTGACGGTGCGCTACTAG
- the lpdA gene encoding dihydrolipoyl dehydrogenase, with amino-acid sequence MSDGYDVVVIGGGPGGYVAAIRAGQFGLRTALVEKNAVGGVCLNEGCIPSKALIHAAESYHSLAGMKSFGVGVGEASLDWAKTVAWKDRIVKRLTTGVKTLLQAANVDLVPGVARFIDANTIEVGGETSQRLTTRHTILATGSVPIEVPSLRFDGETVISSRELLALTEVPRRLIVVGGGYIGMELGTVMAMAGSEVTIVELLDDLLAGQPRDAVQVVERNLRRLKIKAMTGTKADKLEIVDGVAKLTVVDKDGATQELTAEKVLVTVGRRPYDGGVGLDVVGLERDEKGFLPVDAQRRTAHPAIYAIGDLVPGPMLAHKASAEAVVAAAAIAGKEARFTARAVPGVVFTYPEIATVGLSEAAAQARGIEAEAASFPYQALGRALTMGTSDGYFKWIYRTADKVVLGAEICGREASNLIAEAGLVVERELTLEDVAHTIHAHPTLAEGLHEAAELGLGWPVHVPKK; translated from the coding sequence ATGAGTGACGGTTACGACGTGGTGGTGATCGGCGGCGGACCGGGCGGCTATGTCGCGGCGATTCGCGCGGGTCAATTCGGTCTGCGCACCGCCCTCGTGGAAAAAAATGCGGTCGGCGGCGTGTGCCTCAACGAGGGCTGCATTCCAAGCAAGGCCTTGATTCACGCCGCGGAAAGCTATCACTCGCTGGCCGGCATGAAGAGCTTCGGCGTCGGCGTCGGCGAGGCATCGCTGGACTGGGCCAAGACCGTGGCGTGGAAGGATCGCATCGTCAAGCGGCTGACCACCGGGGTCAAAACGCTTTTGCAGGCGGCAAACGTCGATCTCGTGCCCGGCGTCGCACGCTTCATCGACGCCAACACCATTGAAGTCGGCGGCGAGACGTCGCAACGCTTAACGACGAGGCACACGATCCTGGCCACCGGCAGCGTGCCGATCGAAGTGCCGAGCTTACGCTTCGACGGCGAGACGGTCATCTCGAGTCGCGAACTGCTCGCGCTGACCGAAGTGCCGCGGCGGTTGATCGTCGTGGGCGGCGGCTACATCGGCATGGAACTCGGCACCGTCATGGCGATGGCCGGCAGCGAAGTGACGATCGTGGAACTGCTCGACGACTTGCTCGCCGGGCAGCCGCGCGACGCGGTGCAGGTCGTCGAACGCAATCTGCGCCGATTGAAAATCAAAGCGATGACCGGCACGAAGGCCGACAAGCTCGAAATCGTCGACGGCGTGGCGAAACTAACCGTGGTCGACAAAGACGGCGCGACCCAAGAACTGACGGCGGAAAAAGTGTTGGTCACCGTGGGCCGCCGACCCTACGACGGCGGCGTCGGCCTGGACGTCGTCGGCCTGGAACGGGACGAAAAAGGGTTTCTGCCGGTCGACGCGCAACGGCGTACGGCGCACCCGGCGATTTATGCCATTGGCGATCTCGTGCCGGGCCCGATGCTGGCGCACAAGGCGTCGGCGGAGGCGGTTGTGGCCGCGGCGGCCATCGCGGGCAAGGAGGCGCGTTTCACGGCGCGGGCGGTGCCGGGAGTCGTGTTTACGTATCCCGAAATCGCCACGGTTGGGCTGAGCGAGGCGGCGGCTCAGGCGCGGGGTATCGAGGCCGAGGCGGCGTCGTTTCCTTACCAGGCGTTGGGGCGCGCGCTCACCATGGGCACCTCGGACGGCTACTTCAAGTGGATTTACCGCACCGCCGACAAGGTCGTTTTGGGCGCGGAGATTTGCGGCCGCGAAGCGTCGAATTTGATCGCCGAGGCGGGCCTGGTGGTCGAGCGGGAGTTGACGCTGGAAGATGTCGCCCACACGATTCACGCCCACCCGACCTTGGCCGAAGGATTGCATGAAGCGGCGGAACTGGGCTTGGGTTGGCCGGTGCACGTACCGAAGAAATAG
- a CDS encoding Ig-like domain-containing protein: MMRRFKLPALLAFLLLVTACEGDFVAPAYAPETEVGFGITYTYPPSDTAEFPITGSIIVHFNRNLNQATGAEFVDLRRTDSGGAAGRLPVDVFVDDGNMIITPIQPFDPHAHYHMRIFGDVRSMDDTPAELPENGFEFFFSTLGDRPLAGRPLAVETVLPDPSSTSVFDFHTFRVYFSEPVDRRTILNKETFLFADSEGNAVDGAIFVRATQMVFDPDEDLTPGRYRMTLTTGIQDVGGESLPTRRVFDFDVRSSGERKTLNVENCPTLGARSSCVAEISPDALPRHAFTGDDANSMLVDSLLLGPTRTYISGQLRTSLGDPGLTPEAIPILIRKGQRLYATSIESQLGGAIPTGLDTGEIVIHVLTDAVGLLHRADADTPIGKSPAAVSLTLDAAISPADTAAGMIMSQIILGTRLYGTASVDPGANHLVLEVAGFAEFFILGERIRTTMSLVMKDVETLLPDSPDNRPPELRMTYPRQGERRVRLGTAIQMVFDEPVSVPSSTAEVTLRIKDGPEVANDLLNNGPKLLLVPREPLEPYTTYEIVVGVGLADILGNETAVETVRKFTTGAIEWSSEPPIVGTSNPGRGTTPALFPGHFPIEVWFSQVMDADTIVLGDTFRVIDLYTGRDVPGTIVHFFQRVAFYPNEPLAPGTPYRLVLTSDITNYAGVRLDVGRDHIEPGDGNEQWTVDFTAAAANNWVPLRLMLSPVADVDGSGFIDNGETIPNPPANFFKVRNFLVPEPTYAAGYLMAYVKGLDYNAVGKPFLDIELSQGISLISTNTQIDLGGLLPSLGDDEIAQLAKDSLFDPLGRVFIDIPQPSFAPAMESPERRTEMNAVMNADISVDNDYFNAALDRVTTLNAVGELSFSPDGLMVVELDGRTTITMNLKIPLIGINIPIPLPTDLEMRGVSRNPLSWWNTF; this comes from the coding sequence ATGATGCGACGTTTCAAACTGCCGGCCCTTCTGGCCTTCCTCCTGTTGGTCACGGCATGCGAGGGTGACTTCGTCGCCCCGGCGTACGCGCCGGAAACCGAAGTCGGCTTCGGGATTACCTATACCTATCCGCCGAGCGATACCGCCGAGTTCCCGATTACGGGATCGATCATCGTTCACTTCAATCGGAATCTGAATCAAGCAACCGGGGCCGAATTCGTGGACCTGCGGCGAACCGATTCCGGCGGCGCCGCCGGGCGGTTGCCGGTGGATGTCTTTGTCGATGACGGCAATATGATCATCACGCCCATCCAGCCCTTTGACCCGCATGCGCATTATCACATGCGCATTTTCGGGGATGTCCGGTCCATGGACGACACTCCGGCGGAGCTGCCCGAAAACGGTTTCGAGTTCTTCTTCAGCACCCTCGGCGACCGCCCGCTGGCCGGACGCCCCCTCGCGGTGGAAACGGTGCTACCCGATCCGTCCAGCACGTCGGTGTTCGATTTCCACACCTTCCGCGTTTATTTCTCCGAGCCGGTCGACCGGCGCACGATCCTCAACAAGGAAACTTTCCTATTCGCCGATAGCGAAGGTAACGCGGTGGACGGCGCCATTTTCGTCCGAGCCACGCAAATGGTGTTCGACCCCGACGAAGACCTGACGCCCGGCCGCTACAGGATGACCCTGACCACCGGCATCCAGGACGTGGGCGGTGAGTCGCTTCCGACGCGCCGCGTGTTCGACTTCGATGTGCGCAGCAGCGGCGAGCGCAAGACCCTCAATGTCGAAAATTGCCCGACCCTCGGCGCGCGCAGCAGTTGTGTGGCGGAGATATCTCCCGACGCGTTGCCGCGACATGCCTTCACCGGCGACGACGCCAATTCCATGCTGGTCGACAGCCTGTTGCTCGGTCCGACGCGTACCTACATAAGCGGCCAGCTTCGCACGTCGCTGGGTGACCCGGGCCTCACGCCCGAGGCGATTCCCATCCTTATTCGCAAGGGGCAGCGCCTGTACGCAACGTCCATCGAATCGCAGCTTGGCGGCGCGATTCCGACCGGCCTCGACACCGGCGAGATCGTGATTCACGTGCTGACCGACGCCGTCGGCCTGCTGCACCGCGCGGACGCCGACACACCGATCGGGAAAAGCCCCGCGGCGGTTTCCTTGACTCTCGACGCCGCGATTTCTCCGGCGGACACGGCCGCGGGGATGATCATGTCGCAAATCATCCTCGGTACGAGACTGTACGGCACGGCGAGCGTCGATCCCGGCGCCAATCACCTGGTTCTCGAAGTGGCGGGATTCGCCGAATTCTTTATTCTCGGCGAACGCATTCGGACGACAATGAGCCTGGTGATGAAGGACGTCGAAACGCTGCTGCCCGATAGCCCCGACAACCGCCCGCCGGAATTGCGGATGACCTACCCACGCCAGGGCGAGCGCCGCGTGCGTCTGGGTACAGCGATTCAAATGGTGTTCGACGAACCGGTGAGCGTGCCGAGTTCGACGGCCGAGGTCACGCTTCGCATCAAAGACGGGCCGGAAGTGGCGAACGACCTGCTCAACAACGGACCCAAACTCCTTTTAGTGCCGCGCGAGCCGCTGGAGCCCTACACGACCTACGAGATCGTCGTGGGTGTCGGGTTGGCCGATATTTTGGGCAACGAAACAGCGGTCGAGACCGTACGCAAATTCACGACCGGCGCGATCGAATGGAGCAGCGAACCGCCGATTGTCGGCACGAGCAATCCCGGCCGCGGCACCACGCCCGCCCTCTTTCCGGGGCACTTTCCGATCGAAGTTTGGTTCAGCCAAGTCATGGACGCCGACACGATCGTACTAGGCGACACGTTTCGCGTCATCGACTTGTACACCGGCCGCGACGTTCCGGGAACGATCGTACACTTCTTCCAGCGCGTAGCGTTTTATCCCAACGAACCGCTCGCGCCGGGCACGCCGTATCGCCTCGTGTTGACTTCGGACATCACGAATTACGCGGGCGTTCGACTCGACGTGGGTCGCGACCATATCGAACCCGGCGACGGCAATGAGCAGTGGACCGTCGATTTTACGGCCGCGGCGGCGAACAACTGGGTGCCGCTGCGCCTCATGCTCTCCCCGGTCGCCGATGTCGACGGATCCGGGTTCATCGACAATGGCGAGACGATTCCGAACCCGCCGGCGAACTTTTTCAAGGTCCGCAATTTCTTGGTACCCGAGCCCACGTACGCGGCCGGCTACTTGATGGCCTACGTCAAGGGGCTGGATTACAACGCCGTGGGTAAGCCCTTCCTGGACATTGAGTTGAGCCAGGGCATTTCGCTGATCTCGACGAACACCCAGATCGATCTCGGCGGCCTCTTGCCCTCGCTTGGTGACGACGAAATCGCGCAGCTTGCCAAGGACAGTCTATTCGATCCGCTCGGCCGCGTTTTCATCGACATACCGCAACCGAGCTTTGCCCCGGCGATGGAATCACCGGAACGGCGCACCGAAATGAACGCCGTCATGAATGCGGACATCAGCGTCGATAACGACTACTTCAACGCGGCCCTCGACCGCGTCACAACGCTCAACGCGGTGGGCGAATTATCGTTCTCCCCCGACGGCTTAATGGTCGTCGAACTCGACGGCCGCACGACGATCACGATGAACTTGAAGATCCCGCTGATCGGCATCAATATCCCGATCCCGCTGCCGACCGACCTCGAGATGCGCGGCGTGAGCCGCAACCCGCTCTCGTGGTGGAACACGTTCTAG
- a CDS encoding pentapeptide repeat-containing protein, which translates to MTKDKVLAELQNTKNLAGWTIAGVNLRGVDFSGADLERAELTDCRLEGASFARANLHEARFVRCRVGRVDWSHADLRRTHFVSCGGIAPSDIATVEREGAIVEQPTSRLSALLGVGAVIVVAAALFLISGGYELFSPTGSSEPETTPVVTPKPLPSAELLTAADTAFAAADFPRAKDLYGKAFAQGAGSEDSKLNYADACRRSAPFEEAITTAKGIVAETKADDARLRAQTIIASAMVRKGANEEGLALYDKLLAQHTDRPNDQRALLMQKGTDLWKTENPTEALATFQKLLSISESNQKAGVWMNIALVHRDAGKTASETAAYRKAAADRNAPSAVRMNARVALAMLEIRQGRLEQGRRKLLEAAGPDSDAGQVLTAARRAAAEWRKQKKFEPIESLYRQLLEVFGSRPGPLNDARIDLANLLADLGRSSEALALYKKVAAESTNPTQKAWAADTVEEMESSAAAPPAAGDQ; encoded by the coding sequence ATGACCAAAGATAAGGTGCTTGCCGAGCTGCAAAACACCAAAAATCTCGCCGGCTGGACAATCGCCGGCGTGAATTTGAGGGGCGTCGATTTTTCCGGCGCCGACCTGGAGCGGGCCGAACTTACCGACTGCCGCCTCGAAGGCGCATCGTTCGCCCGCGCCAACCTGCACGAAGCACGCTTCGTGCGCTGCCGCGTCGGCCGCGTCGATTGGTCGCACGCCGACTTGCGCCGGACCCACTTTGTGAGTTGCGGCGGCATCGCGCCGTCCGACATCGCCACAGTGGAACGGGAGGGAGCCATCGTGGAACAACCGACCAGTCGTCTTTCGGCCCTATTGGGCGTGGGTGCCGTGATTGTCGTGGCCGCGGCGCTCTTTCTTATTTCCGGCGGCTACGAGCTGTTCAGCCCGACGGGTTCGAGCGAGCCGGAAACCACGCCGGTCGTGACGCCCAAACCTCTGCCTTCGGCCGAACTTTTGACCGCCGCCGATACGGCCTTCGCCGCCGCCGATTTCCCGCGGGCGAAGGACTTGTACGGCAAAGCCTTCGCGCAGGGCGCCGGATCCGAAGACTCGAAACTGAACTACGCCGACGCGTGCCGTCGCTCCGCCCCGTTCGAGGAGGCGATCACGACCGCCAAGGGTATCGTCGCGGAAACCAAGGCCGACGATGCGCGGCTCCGCGCCCAAACCATCATCGCCAGCGCAATGGTCCGCAAAGGCGCCAACGAGGAAGGGCTCGCGCTCTACGACAAGTTGCTGGCCCAACACACCGACCGCCCCAACGACCAACGCGCGCTTCTGATGCAGAAGGGCACCGACCTTTGGAAAACCGAGAACCCGACCGAGGCTCTTGCCACTTTCCAAAAGCTGCTGTCGATCAGCGAGTCGAACCAGAAGGCGGGTGTCTGGATGAACATCGCACTCGTGCACCGCGACGCCGGTAAGACTGCCTCCGAAACCGCCGCGTACCGCAAGGCCGCCGCCGACCGCAACGCGCCCTCCGCTGTGCGCATGAACGCCCGTGTCGCGCTGGCCATGCTGGAGATCCGCCAGGGCCGGCTCGAGCAGGGACGTCGTAAGTTGTTGGAGGCCGCCGGTCCCGATAGTGACGCAGGTCAGGTTCTCACCGCCGCGCGCCGCGCCGCCGCGGAGTGGCGCAAGCAAAAGAAATTCGAACCTATTGAATCGTTGTATCGGCAATTGCTGGAAGTTTTCGGTTCGCGACCCGGTCCGCTCAATGACGCGCGCATCGATTTGGCGAATTTGTTGGCCGATCTTGGCCGCAGCAGTGAGGCGTTGGCGTTGTATAAGAAGGTCGCCGCCGAATCGACCAATCCCACGCAAAAGGCCTGGGCCGCCGATACCGTTGAAGAAATGGAAAGTTCCGCCGCCGCGCCGCCGGCCGCCGGCGATCAGTAA